A single genomic interval of Bacillus smithii harbors:
- a CDS encoding sodium:solute symporter family protein, with protein MLSSSVGYLILLIFGIVFTVITVLIQRRQGEVMTAEQFSTAGRSVGVGLASASIIAAWTWAATLMMSSSTGYQYGISGPYWYAAGATIQILLFAIVAIHLKRKAPNAHTFLEFIAQRFDKKNHRLMLVFALMTNIIVTAMVILGGAVSLHSLTGMNVYIAALLIPITFTIFTVIGGLKASFIADYLNTVIIFAILAIFAAAVYYKFGVTDIYEGLRKIPESKQMITMASIPGLFFGMINIIGNFGTVFVDQSYWQRAIASTERAAAKAYIYGGIAWFSIPFTIATFLGVGAAGLGISVDSPDSVAPIMAAHVMGTVGSILFLIMLFMAVMSTGVAELTAITNIIVTDIYLHSIHPQANSQKILSVSRQVTLCAGLAMGLLSILLFKVGISLSFVYMAMGIFISSAVIPVTLGLLWKRATNEGSFYGALLGMISGLIAWVSSAYATSGEITIESLGGLYPMLIGNLTVFVISGVISIGHGLLSSQEFDFDSLKDKFKSYDDDLSEYGKEVSYGETANK; from the coding sequence TATCTTTGGAATTGTTTTTACAGTGATTACAGTTTTGATCCAACGTCGTCAAGGAGAAGTCATGACGGCAGAACAATTTAGCACCGCAGGCAGGAGTGTCGGAGTGGGTTTAGCGAGTGCTTCCATTATTGCCGCTTGGACATGGGCAGCGACATTAATGATGTCTTCTTCTACCGGATATCAATATGGAATTAGTGGCCCTTATTGGTATGCTGCTGGCGCTACTATTCAAATTTTACTATTTGCGATAGTGGCCATTCATTTGAAACGGAAAGCACCGAATGCTCATACATTTTTAGAATTTATCGCTCAGCGATTTGATAAGAAAAATCACCGATTGATGCTCGTATTCGCTTTAATGACCAATATCATCGTAACGGCAATGGTCATTTTGGGTGGAGCGGTTTCTTTACACTCTTTAACGGGAATGAATGTATATATTGCAGCGCTTTTAATTCCTATCACTTTCACGATTTTCACGGTGATCGGTGGATTAAAAGCTTCCTTTATTGCAGACTACTTAAATACAGTTATTATCTTTGCCATTCTTGCGATTTTTGCAGCGGCTGTTTATTACAAATTCGGTGTTACGGATATTTATGAAGGATTACGTAAAATCCCTGAATCCAAACAAATGATCACAATGGCTTCGATACCGGGACTGTTTTTTGGAATGATCAATATTATTGGTAATTTTGGAACCGTATTTGTGGATCAATCTTATTGGCAGCGCGCCATTGCAAGTACAGAAAGAGCGGCAGCGAAAGCCTATATTTATGGAGGGATTGCTTGGTTTTCAATTCCGTTTACCATAGCCACTTTTCTAGGTGTGGGTGCAGCCGGGTTAGGAATTTCTGTTGACTCGCCGGACTCTGTTGCCCCTATTATGGCGGCCCACGTCATGGGGACTGTTGGATCTATCTTATTTTTAATTATGCTTTTTATGGCTGTGATGTCTACGGGTGTTGCGGAACTGACGGCTATTACAAACATCATCGTTACGGACATTTACCTTCACTCCATCCATCCACAAGCAAACAGTCAAAAAATATTAAGTGTTTCCCGCCAAGTAACCTTATGTGCCGGATTGGCAATGGGGCTATTGTCCATTTTGCTTTTTAAAGTAGGGATAAGCCTTAGTTTCGTTTATATGGCAATGGGAATTTTTATAAGCAGTGCCGTGATTCCTGTTACCCTTGGGTTGTTATGGAAACGGGCAACGAATGAAGGATCTTTTTATGGAGCTTTATTGGGAATGATCAGCGGACTCATCGCATGGGTTTCATCTGCCTATGCCACATCAGGAGAAATTACGATCGAATCGTTAGGCGGGCTTTATCCTATGTTGATTGGAAATTTAACGGTTTTTGTTATTAGTGGTGTTATTTCCATTGGTCATGGATTGCTGTCCAGTCAGGAATTTGATTTTGATTCTTTAAAAGATAAGTTTAAAAGCTACGATGATGACTTATCTGAATATGGAAAGGAAGTTAGCTATGGAGAAACAGCCAATAAATAA